TTTTTACTTCATATGGAAGGTGCGCTTTAATTTTCATGGCGGGGATAGAACTGCATCTTTGATTTCTGAAGCATATGGGCGAATATCCCGCATTTTGAAAAAATACTTGCTTATTTCTACTTCTTCCGGAATACTTTATTAAATAGTGCTTTTTGTTTCAGTATACGAGTAGTAGGATACATGTATACTGTTATACATGTCCGCCACAGGAGTCCCTATGAAAAGAATACTCATCATCGATGATGATGAAGATATCCGCACCATTCTGCAGGAAGTAATATCCCTTTCGGGATATGAAGCCCTGACCGCTGAGGATGGTACTGAGGGAATAGATATGCAGAGGAACAAACCCTTTGATCTTATCATAACCGATATTATCATGAGCGGCAAGGAAGGAATCGAAACTATCCTGGAGCTGAAAAAAGAATACGCTGACCTGAAGATAATAGCCATGTCCGGAGGGGGGCGCATTTCGGGAGCGGACTATCTGACCGTTGCCGGCAGAATAGGTGCTGATGGAACCATGGCGAAACCCTTCAACAACAAGGACCTCATGGCCCTCATAAAAAAAATTATAGGCGAGTAATATCCCTCTTAC
The Spirochaetae bacterium HGW-Spirochaetae-1 DNA segment above includes these coding regions:
- a CDS encoding response regulator translates to MSATGVPMKRILIIDDDEDIRTILQEVISLSGYEALTAEDGTEGIDMQRNKPFDLIITDIIMSGKEGIETILELKKEYADLKIIAMSGGGRISGADYLTVAGRIGADGTMAKPFNNKDLMALIKKIIGE